A portion of the Micromonospora tarapacensis genome contains these proteins:
- the rlmN gene encoding 23S rRNA (adenine(2503)-C(2))-methyltransferase RlmN, producing the protein MTSLPLIPVDPDAPGARRATMPPQHLADLDLAGRRDLVTKLGESAFRARQISTHYFGRLVRDPAQMTDLPAASRERLSDQLLPRLLTPVRELACDDGATRKALWRLHDGALVESVLMGYPDRVTVCISSQAGCGMACPFCATGQAGLTRNLSTAEIVDQAVYLAGVAASGAVAGSPPRLSHVVFMGMGEPLANYNRVVAAIRRLVAPAPEGLGLSQRHITVSTVGLVPAIHRLASEDLSVTLALSLHAPDDELRDELVPVNQRWKVCEVLDAAWAYVARTGRRVSIEYAMIKDVNDQPWRADLLGRLLAGKLAHVNLIPLNPTPGSRWDASPKPVEREFVRRLRDAGVSTTVRDTRGREIDGACGQLAAAEDRGTDPAGEMSA; encoded by the coding sequence ATGACGAGTCTTCCCCTGATTCCGGTCGACCCGGACGCGCCCGGTGCACGCCGGGCGACGATGCCCCCGCAGCACCTCGCCGACCTTGACCTTGCCGGCCGCCGAGACCTGGTCACGAAGCTTGGGGAGTCGGCCTTCCGGGCCCGGCAGATCTCCACCCACTACTTCGGCCGGCTGGTACGCGACCCGGCGCAGATGACCGACCTGCCGGCGGCGTCCCGCGAGCGCCTGTCCGACCAGCTGCTGCCCCGGCTGCTCACTCCCGTGAGGGAACTGGCCTGCGACGACGGGGCGACTCGCAAGGCGCTGTGGCGGCTGCACGACGGGGCGCTGGTGGAGAGCGTGTTGATGGGCTACCCGGACCGGGTCACCGTCTGCATCTCCAGCCAGGCCGGGTGCGGCATGGCCTGCCCGTTCTGCGCCACCGGCCAGGCCGGTCTGACCCGTAACCTCTCCACCGCCGAGATCGTCGACCAGGCGGTGTACCTGGCCGGTGTGGCCGCCTCCGGCGCGGTCGCGGGGTCGCCGCCGAGGCTCTCGCACGTGGTGTTCATGGGCATGGGCGAGCCTTTGGCGAACTACAACCGGGTGGTCGCCGCGATCCGCCGGCTGGTCGCGCCGGCACCTGAGGGTCTGGGCCTGTCACAGCGACACATCACCGTTTCCACGGTCGGGCTGGTGCCGGCCATCCACCGACTGGCCAGCGAAGACCTCTCGGTGACTCTTGCGTTGTCGCTACATGCCCCCGATGATGAGCTGCGCGACGAACTCGTGCCGGTCAACCAGCGCTGGAAGGTGTGCGAGGTGCTGGACGCAGCGTGGGCCTACGTGGCCCGCACGGGGCGCCGTGTGTCGATCGAATACGCGATGATCAAGGACGTGAACGACCAGCCGTGGCGAGCTGACCTGCTCGGGCGGCTGCTGGCCGGCAAGCTGGCCCACGTGAACTTGATCCCGCTCAACCCGACTCCGGGCAGCCGTTGGGACGCCAGCCCGAAGCCGGTCGAGCGGGAGTTCGTCCGGCGGTTGCGCGACGCCGGGGTGTCCACCACGGTGCGTGACACCCGAGGTCGCGAGATCGACGGAGCGTGTGGGCAACTGGCCGCGGCTGAGGACAGGGGCACCGACCCGGCCGGGGAGATGTCGGCGTGA
- a CDS encoding phosphatidate cytidylyltransferase yields MSHLDPHGGAEAHGWDRPDRPTSLPWPDPALEPGQRARGPQPGAELYAGPRARRVPQADRPYARPPEGRGDPAAGFGDRRDPYDGDGDRRGSYDDRGGRGIRADGRSLNGRNGRRDLDHEDAPTAQIAPVRPGGGHDDAPTTQLAAVPADVAPEADAADLPGRRHRGRRRAGAGRPASQQTASRAGRNLPAAIAVGTSLGVAVLLPLFLYTPAFLLVLVAAFGIGIWEMSRAVRRGGAEVPLVPLIAGGVLTVTLAWFAGLDALLLGLLVTVGGTLVWRFGDGTANLRRDMTAATLIAVYVPFLGGFAALLAASPGDGPLRVLVTLVAVVLSDTGGYAAGANFGKRPMAPAISPKKSWEGFAGSVGAAALGSALLLWLLFDVAPWWGAVFGMAIAGAAVLGDLAESMIKRDLGVKDMSNLLPGHGGLMDRLDSVLFAVPTAYLLLVVFVPAVN; encoded by the coding sequence ATGTCCCACCTCGACCCCCACGGAGGCGCCGAGGCTCATGGCTGGGACCGCCCGGACCGGCCCACCTCGCTGCCCTGGCCGGATCCGGCTCTCGAACCCGGCCAGCGGGCGCGCGGTCCGCAGCCCGGCGCTGAGCTGTACGCCGGGCCGAGAGCCCGGCGCGTGCCGCAGGCCGATCGCCCCTACGCCCGGCCGCCGGAGGGCCGCGGCGATCCTGCCGCCGGGTTCGGCGACCGGCGCGACCCGTACGACGGGGACGGGGATCGCCGTGGCTCGTACGACGACCGGGGTGGGCGCGGTATCCGGGCCGACGGCCGCTCCCTGAACGGGCGCAACGGGCGCCGCGACCTGGATCACGAGGACGCCCCCACGGCACAGATCGCGCCGGTACGCCCCGGCGGCGGCCACGACGATGCCCCGACCACCCAACTTGCCGCGGTGCCGGCCGACGTCGCCCCGGAGGCCGACGCGGCAGACCTGCCGGGGCGGCGGCACCGTGGTCGCCGTCGGGCCGGTGCCGGTAGGCCCGCGAGTCAGCAGACGGCGAGCCGGGCCGGGCGGAATCTGCCGGCGGCCATCGCGGTCGGGACGAGCCTGGGCGTGGCGGTCCTGCTGCCCCTGTTCCTGTACACCCCGGCGTTCCTGCTGGTGCTCGTCGCGGCCTTCGGCATCGGCATCTGGGAGATGTCCCGGGCGGTACGCCGCGGCGGCGCCGAGGTGCCGCTGGTGCCGTTGATCGCCGGCGGGGTGCTCACCGTCACCCTGGCCTGGTTCGCCGGTCTGGACGCGCTCCTGCTGGGCCTGCTCGTCACCGTGGGCGGCACGCTGGTCTGGCGGTTCGGTGACGGTACGGCCAACCTCCGGCGAGACATGACCGCGGCGACGCTGATCGCGGTGTACGTGCCCTTCCTCGGCGGCTTCGCCGCCCTGCTTGCGGCGTCCCCCGGCGACGGGCCGTTGCGGGTGCTGGTGACGCTTGTCGCCGTGGTCCTCTCGGACACCGGCGGCTACGCGGCGGGCGCCAACTTCGGCAAGCGCCCGATGGCACCGGCGATCAGCCCGAAGAAGTCCTGGGAGGGCTTTGCCGGCTCGGTCGGCGCCGCGGCGCTGGGCAGCGCCCTGCTGCTCTGGCTGCTGTTCGACGTGGCTCCCTGGTGGGGTGCCGTGTTCGGGATGGCCATCGCGGGCGCGGCCGTCCTCGGCGATCTCGCCGAATCCATGATCAAGCGGGATCTCGGCGTGAAGGACATGAGCAACCTGCTGCCCGGCCACGGCGGCCTGATGGACCGGCTCGACTCCGTCCTGTTCGCCGTGCCGACGGCGTACCTGCTGCTCGTCGTCTTTGTTCCGGCGGTGAACTGA
- the frr gene encoding ribosome recycling factor, with product MIDDTLLEAEEKMERAVEHAKEEFGAIRTGRATPAMFSKIIIDYYGSPTPLTQMASVAIPEPRMAIIKPYDNSQINAMEKAIRDSDLGVNPNNEGNQLRIVLPQMTEERRRDMIKIARHKGEEAKVAIRNIRRKGKEELDRLVKDGEVGEDEGRRAEKELDDLTQRYVAHVDELVKHKEAELLEV from the coding sequence GTGATCGACGACACCCTCCTCGAGGCCGAGGAGAAGATGGAGCGTGCGGTCGAGCACGCCAAGGAGGAGTTCGGCGCCATCCGCACCGGTCGCGCCACTCCGGCCATGTTCTCCAAGATCATCATCGACTACTACGGCAGCCCGACCCCGCTGACCCAGATGGCTTCGGTGGCCATTCCGGAGCCGCGGATGGCCATCATCAAGCCCTACGACAACTCGCAGATCAACGCCATGGAAAAGGCGATTCGCGACTCGGACCTCGGGGTGAATCCGAACAACGAGGGCAACCAACTGCGCATCGTGCTCCCGCAGATGACCGAGGAGCGCCGCCGCGACATGATCAAGATTGCCCGGCACAAGGGTGAGGAGGCGAAGGTCGCCATCCGCAACATCCGCCGCAAGGGCAAGGAAGAGCTGGACCGGCTCGTCAAGGACGGTGAGGTCGGCGAGGACGAGGGCCGTCGCGCGGAGAAGGAGCTGGACGACCTGACCCAGCGTTACGTGGCGCATGTCGACGAGCTGGTCAAGCACAAGGAAGCCGAGCTCCTGGAAGTCTGA
- the pyrH gene encoding UMP kinase, whose amino-acid sequence MTQVVSDRTLAADDPTAPPPGRARRVVLKLSGEVFGGGAIGVDPDVVQGIARQIATVVRRGVQVSVVVGGGNFFRGAELQKRGMDRARADYMGMLGTVMNCLALQDFLEKEGIETRVQSAITMAQVAEPYIPLRAIRHLEKGRVVIFGAGAGMPYFSTDTVAAQRALEIHADVVLMSKNGVDGVYTADPRIDPTASKFDSITFSEVLRRNLRVADAAAFSLCMENGLPMLVFGAQGDDTIVRAVGGEKIGTLITT is encoded by the coding sequence ATGACGCAGGTTGTGAGTGATCGGACGTTGGCGGCGGACGATCCGACGGCACCACCGCCCGGCCGGGCCCGGCGGGTGGTGCTGAAGCTCTCCGGCGAGGTGTTCGGTGGCGGCGCGATCGGCGTCGACCCGGACGTCGTGCAGGGAATCGCCCGGCAGATCGCCACCGTGGTGCGCCGCGGGGTGCAGGTCTCCGTGGTGGTCGGTGGCGGCAACTTCTTCCGCGGTGCGGAGTTGCAGAAGCGGGGCATGGACCGGGCACGGGCGGACTACATGGGCATGCTCGGCACCGTGATGAACTGCCTCGCCCTCCAGGACTTCCTGGAGAAGGAGGGCATCGAGACCCGCGTGCAGAGCGCCATCACGATGGCCCAGGTCGCCGAGCCGTACATCCCGTTGCGCGCGATCCGGCACCTGGAGAAGGGCCGCGTGGTGATCTTCGGCGCCGGCGCGGGCATGCCGTACTTCTCCACCGACACGGTGGCCGCGCAACGGGCGCTGGAGATCCACGCGGACGTGGTGCTGATGAGCAAGAACGGCGTGGACGGCGTCTACACGGCCGACCCTCGGATCGACCCGACCGCCAGCAAGTTCGACTCGATCACCTTCTCCGAGGTGCTGCGCCGCAACCTCCGGGTCGCCGACGCGGCGGCCTTCAGCCTCTGCATGGAGAACGGCCTGCCGATGCTGGTCTTCGGCGCACAGGGCGACGACACCATCGTCCGGGCCGTGGGCGGCGAGAAGATCGGCACGCTGATCACCACCTGA
- the tsf gene encoding translation elongation factor Ts, translating to MSQITAADVKKLRDLTGAGMMDSKKALTEAEGDFDKAVEILRVKGAKDVGKRAGRTAANGLVAHSGKALLELNCETDFVAKNDSFIALAQQLVEHGERAGVSSAEELLATEIDGRTVADLIQEQSAKIGEKLVLNRFAKLDGNVAVYLHRKAQDLPPAVGVLVQYAGKTDEAGDADARGAAMQIAAMRPQYLTRDEVPAEVVESERRIAEQTAREENKPEAALPKIVEGRVNSFFKDFVLLEQSSVTDNKKTVKKVLAEAGIEVTAFVRFEVGQA from the coding sequence ATGTCCCAGATCACCGCCGCGGACGTCAAGAAGCTCCGCGACCTGACCGGCGCCGGCATGATGGACAGCAAGAAGGCCCTGACCGAGGCCGAGGGCGACTTCGACAAGGCCGTCGAGATCCTGCGCGTCAAGGGCGCCAAGGACGTCGGCAAGCGGGCCGGCCGGACCGCCGCGAACGGTCTGGTCGCGCACTCCGGCAAGGCGCTGCTGGAGCTCAACTGCGAGACCGACTTCGTCGCCAAGAACGACAGCTTCATCGCGCTGGCCCAGCAGCTGGTCGAGCACGGCGAGCGGGCCGGCGTGAGCAGCGCCGAGGAACTGCTGGCCACCGAGATCGACGGCCGCACCGTCGCCGACCTGATCCAGGAGCAGTCCGCCAAGATCGGCGAGAAGCTGGTGCTCAACCGGTTCGCCAAGCTCGACGGCAACGTCGCGGTCTACCTGCACCGCAAGGCGCAGGACCTGCCTCCGGCGGTCGGTGTGCTGGTGCAGTACGCCGGCAAGACCGACGAGGCGGGTGACGCCGACGCGCGCGGCGCCGCCATGCAGATCGCCGCGATGCGCCCGCAGTACCTCACCCGTGACGAGGTGCCGGCCGAGGTCGTCGAGTCCGAGCGGCGCATCGCCGAGCAGACCGCCCGCGAGGAGAACAAGCCCGAGGCCGCCCTGCCGAAGATCGTGGAGGGTCGGGTCAACTCCTTCTTCAAGGACTTCGTCCTGCTGGAGCAGTCGTCGGTCACCGACAACAAGAAGACGGTGAAGAAGGTGCTGGCCGAGGCCGGTATCGAGGTCACTGCCTTCGTGCGGTTCGAGGTCGGCCAGGCCTGA